Sequence from the Wielerella bovis genome:
ATCTTCCCCAAGAATATGATAGAAATCAAAGCCTACTCCACCTTCCATATAGTCATTACCATCCCCACCTTTTAAGGTATCATTGCCTGCTCCTGCAAAGAGATAATCTGCTAATCCGGCACCTTGCAAATCATCATTGCCATTAGTACCAAAGCGTACATAATTGTTACTTAATCCAGTCAAATTTTTGCCATCGATATGGAAAGATAAGCCACTGGCTTTATCTTCATAAGTCCAGTCGCCATCAATATCAGCAGGGAGCATAGCCAATATTGCAGCAATAGGTGCTCCGATTCTACCGCCAAACATAGACAATAATTGTTCTTGCAATGAAGTCAGATTAATTGCGCCGAACTCATCATTATAATTAATATTGGCATGACCAAAAGCGTTTTTCCAAGCAAGCATATTGGCACGTTGCTGGATATACATTTCTGTCATGCCTTTAGGATTTTCATCTGAAAATAAATCCAATTCGCCCTGAGTATTATGATTCAATAACTTGTAATCTACACCGACAACCGCAAAAGGATTCAGATTTTTCAAAGCGTAACGAATAGCAATCCCCTCATCATTGTCTTGAAGAGCATTATTTTGCCATGAAGCATCATTACTTAATGATAAAATCTGATATTTGCCACCATTTTCATAACCATGAATTTTGCTATCTTCGGCATTTACCAAAATAGCTTTTAAATCCATAATTTGTTGATACAACTCATCTCTGCTTTGTGCTTGATTGGGTGCTGTTTCGCCTAAAAACAGCTTATTTAAACTGTGGACAATTTTCTCCAAAGTTTGTGCATCATCAGAATGGGCTGCCTTAAAAATGGGATTAAGGGTGTTTAAGGCAGCCTGAATGTCTTGGGTATTCAGGCTACTGTCCATTGCAAAAAATAAAGATGCAACCATCATGCTGTCGGACATTTGAGCAGAGCCGTGTCCAAATGTATCGCCTATTTCTGATTCAATAAATAAATCTACAGTTTGACCAGGCTGTTGTAAACCAATTGCCCAATCATTTGCTACCACTTTAATACCTGTTCCAATAATATTGGTAATTTTATTGGTATCAAACAGTTTATTATTTTGGTTTAAACCATTAAATAAATTTTCAATATTTTTTACTGCATCCAATTGAACCACTTTGGGTAAAACAGATGTATCTCTGCCAAAACCAGCTCCATTTACCATATAGGCATGTTCTACCATTTCAGGAAATAAACGAGCAAAAGCAGCAGTTAAATGCCCACCTAAACTGTGTCCAGATACCACAATGGAACCAATGTCTTTAATGCCTAAACCAGATTTTCGTTCATCTGAATAAACATCGTAAGACATTTTATCTTCAATTTTTAGGATTTGACCACGACCAATATCTACAATATAACCTTTCTCTTGAGCCAAATCATGCAATTTTTTAATTTCAGCTTGAGCTTCTGCAACTTTCGCTGGGTTATCAATAAGTAAACGCAAATTTAATTCTGCTATTTTTTGTGTTAAATCATCTACCACAACCAACTGTTTGGTCTGATACTGTCCTGCTGGACTGGTAATTTGCTGCCAAAAATTATATAAATCCACAATTTGATGATGTGCAGAACCATCAAGAACAATATCACCACCATCTGTAACAATCAAATCTTGAATCAGTTCTTTGGTACCTTTTAAAGCTAAAACATATTGATTGGTAGTGTTATTTTTAAATAAGGTACCTGAAAAACCACTTTCTTTACTAAAAATACTGTCTGCCCAACCTGTTACGCGGTCTTTGTAGTGGGCGACTACTTCGTAATTGTTGGTTACGAGTTTGGCAAAATTAGTGGGCTTATCATTATTGACTATGTTTTGTTCATGGTCACTAGATTGAGAAAAATCTGCATAACTAGCCTCTGCCAAGTACACATAATCCGCAATAAACTTATTCATTTGAAAACTCCTCGTTGTGGTAAGAATATTTTAAAGCCATACTATAAAAATTCCGACTAATATCACTGATACAATCATATTGGAATATTTTTATATCTCCAAATTTTTTTATATACAAAAAATAAGTTCCCTGTAAAACGACCTGTTTATTAAAATCATCAACTAATATAAACGAATTTTGTTTTATTTTACCTGCACTACCAAAATAATTGTAGTACGTTAATTTCTCATTTTGAATATTACCATCTTTAAATTGCCCCTGTGCATATTTGTATGATTTATTATTGAAATGAAATATATTTTTATTATTTTTAAAATAACGTTCGTTTCTTTCTTTATCAGTTAATGGTCTCATTTTTTCCCACTCTTCCTCCCCAATCTGCTCACGCCATTGTTCAGGCGTTACATATATCGTAATCCCTGCTTCTTTTTCACATAATTTTGTTACTTGCGCTTGAATATAAGCAAACTCAATCGCCCAATAGACAATCCAGCCACCCATTGTCAGCATAAATCCTGCGAGTGCACCCATTTTGGGATAATGGGCTGCTTTGCCGATTTTGTAGCCGATGATTGTCGCTATCAGCGTTACGACTATCCAAACAAATAACCCGAAAAGTATCGCTAAACCCAGCATGATTTTATCGCTTTCGTTTTTTGAAATAATCCTATTTTTCAATCATCTGAATATTTCAGGCTGCCTGAAAAATGGGAACATTGTTTGTTATGTTAAACCGCGTGGGCAACGAGTGCCCACCCTATGCTTGCTCATAATAATACCTCGTTAAGGTTGATTAAAAAAATTGCTTAATGCGATTAGTCGTTAATTTGACTAATGCCACGCCTGTTTTAAACCAAGAAATAGAAATAAAGAATGCACTAATAAAAAATACATGTCCAATATGTAAGTAAAAGTTCTCCAACCAATAATAAAGATTTAGAATTTCTGCTGTGAACTCAATATCCATAAATAATTTCCCACCTCCGCCTAAAACCAGAAGCAATAGGAAAAACGTAAGAAATGATAGCCATAGAAATTTTTTAACATGACTAAAAAATGAAATTTCTTGGTATTCTGCTTTAAACTTATTGAGCCCAACCCAACCGAGAACATTTGATAACACCAAATAGATTGCAATTAAGATAGGGAAAAAGTTTAAGGCTCTGATAAAGTGAAAAAACAATGTTGCTATTCCAAAATCTGAATTTAAAAAATCGTATTCTGTTTCGTACATCTGTCTTAATAAAATAGATGATGATGTATGAATATCAAGCATAAACAATTTCCTATCCACATTTAATGGTGGTAAGGTGGTATTTGCCCTAATCCACTCCGCAATCCCCATGACCCAATCAGGTTGCCACACAAGTGTCAAATCCTTAACCCATGCTGAAATAAAGAATATTTCAAATAAGAAATATGACCCCAAAAACACCAATGCCCTTCTTTGGGTAGGTCGCATGGCAAGCTGTCCTATTTTATCCAGATAATCAATGATTTCTTGTCGGTCGCCATCATCTAGTTCATCAAGATAGGCATTGATTGCTTGTTCTCGTTTGGCGGTATGCGTTTTCCAAAAAAATAATCTAAACCAAAAAGGGCAAAGTGCCATACAAACACAGATGATGAGATAATAGATAAAATTAAAAAATAGATTTTGTTTTAAACTAAATCCTTCTAATTCAAAGCCTAAAAAAGAAAAACCCACAAAAAACCAGAAACAAATAATCAACGCATAATAAAATAAATTGTCTTCATAAAGGCGATTAGAAACAATCCAGTCTTGGATATTATCAGAGTGATTAGGCATAATAGTGTAGTAGGTAAAATTGGAGGGATTGGGTCATCATACCAAGCGCAGGGTGGGCACTTGTTGCCCACGAAGTTCAATGATATGTACTAAAGTCATATTTCAACATGAATATTTCATTTCAGGCTGCCTGAAAAATAAAATGATGTAATGTGCACAAAACTGCGTGGGCAACGAGTGTCCACTCTACGCTTACTGTCTCATTTCCCCATCATCTACGCTTGTTTTTTCAGGCTGCCTATCAACATCTATTCTTATTTTCAGCATATTACTCCCATTATCTTGCTGATGATATTTGATTTTTCTCAATCAACTTTGTTTCTTAATTGCATTATTTCATTATTTAATGATTTTATTTATGGATTGATTCATAGGCTTATTGATAAAGTTTCAGGCAGCCTGAAATTTACAAATATCTCTCTAAACAATCTAAAAACACAGCCTAAAAACACAGGAAATCCATTCTAGTGTTGCTATTTTTTAACTCGTTTAAATGCAATCATTTCGTAGATTGTTTCTTTCTCTACATTTTTTTGATTCTCCGGCTGCCTATTCTGTGTTCTCACGATATAATCTTTGTGTGGATGTGTTCTATTTTGTTTGTATTTGTTGCTTTTTATTGCATTTGTTTTTTTCTTTGTTTATCTAAATCACTATGTTATTTTTCCAAGCTCTAAAAGATTTTTTCTCTCGCTATGCAACGGTTTGGCGCAATGTTTGGTCTATTCGCGACCAACTTGACCCGCCTGTTCGTAGTGCTGATGAACGTGCTTTTTTGCCTGCACATTTGGAATTGACTGAAACGCCATTATCTGCCGCTCCTAAATGGACTGCGCGTTTGATTATGATTTTTGCGGTATTGGCGTTGTTGTGGTCGTGGTTTGGACAGATTGATATTGTGGCGACTGCGCAAGGTAAAACTTCCTTAGGGGAACGTAGCAAAACCATTCAGCCATTGGAAACAGCGGTGGTTAAGGCGGTGCATGTGCGCGATGGGCAACAGGTTAAACAGGGTGATGTGTTGGTGGAATTAAATGCGGTGGGTTCAGATAGTGATGTAACACAATCGGAACAGGCTTTTCAGGCTGCTTTATTATCTAAATTGCGTTATGAGGCGGTTTTAACGGCATTGGATTCTCGGTCGGTGCCGCATATTGATGTGGCTGCGGCTAAGCAGTTGGGGTTGGCAGAAGTGGAGATTCAATCGGCGCAGGTTTTGGCACAAAATCAGTATCAAGCGTGGGCAATGCAAGATGCGCAATTGCAATCAGCATTGCGTGGTCATCAAGCAGAATTGCAATCTGCACAGGCTCAGGAGCAGAAATTGGTGTCGGTCGGGGTGATTGAGAGGCAGAAAACGTTGGATTATCGTAAGTTGAAGGCAGATAATTTTATTTCTGAACATGCGTATTTGGAACAGGAAAGTAAGTCGGTCAGTAATCAAAATGATTTGAAGAGTACGCGCAGTCAAATTCAGCAAATTCAGGCTGCTATTATGCAGGCGGAACAAAACCGAACGTTGAATACGCAAAATTTAAAACGTGATACTTTGGATGCTTTACGCCAAGCGAATGAGCAAATTGACCAATATCGTGGACAAACGGAACGTGCAAAACAACGGCAACAGTTGATGACTTTGCAATCTCCTGTTGATGGAACGGTACAGGAATTGGCTACTTATACCATTGGTGGTGTGGTGCAAGTGGCGCAGAAGATTATGGTTGTGGTTCCCAATGATGAACGTATGGAAGTAGAAGCATTGGTGTTGAACAAAGATATTGGTTTTGTGAATGCTGGGCAAGAAGCGGTGGTTAAAATTGAGAGTTTTCCTTATACGCGCTATGGTTATTTGACTGGTAAAGTCAAAAGTGTCAGTCATGATGCAATGACACACGAACAACT
This genomic interval carries:
- a CDS encoding HlyD family type I secretion periplasmic adaptor subunit yields the protein MLFFQALKDFFSRYATVWRNVWSIRDQLDPPVRSADERAFLPAHLELTETPLSAAPKWTARLIMIFAVLALLWSWFGQIDIVATAQGKTSLGERSKTIQPLETAVVKAVHVRDGQQVKQGDVLVELNAVGSDSDVTQSEQAFQAALLSKLRYEAVLTALDSRSVPHIDVAAAKQLGLAEVEIQSAQVLAQNQYQAWAMQDAQLQSALRGHQAELQSAQAQEQKLVSVGVIERQKTLDYRKLKADNFISEHAYLEQESKSVSNQNDLKSTRSQIQQIQAAIMQAEQNRTLNTQNLKRDTLDALRQANEQIDQYRGQTERAKQRQQLMTLQSPVDGTVQELATYTIGGVVQVAQKIMVVVPNDERMEVEALVLNKDIGFVNAGQEAVVKIESFPYTRYGYLTGKVKSVSHDAMTHEQLGLVYSAIIALDKTDLQIDGKTVNLTAGMNVSAEIKTGQRRVLDYLLSPLQTKVDESFRER